The following are encoded together in the Oncorhynchus masou masou isolate Uvic2021 chromosome 5, UVic_Omas_1.1, whole genome shotgun sequence genome:
- the LOC135540032 gene encoding rootletin-like isoform X3 encodes MSSVMSVQEENRVLQVELGRLEDLLAHSRADRDELAIKYSAISERLEQALRLETGDGERDSPESRSQAQQNMDLRRRLDEEQAAYKRKLTAYQEGQQRQAQLVQKLQAKVLQYKKRCGDLEQTLVEKSSELEQHRLSGRCDMSSNSHHRDEEDPCGDLENALIRLEEEQQRSSSLSAVNAMLREQLEQAGLANEALSQDIRRLTADWSKSREELEQRESDWRREEESFHSYFSSEHSRLLSVWRQVVGFRRQVCELKSATERDLSDMRNELARASHSVQSSCSGLSSTLRSREGGAALALEREVALRGQLELQLRERVAEMMSLQTRTDAERAELNARLSDAVREVERLKSQSEEKDRDVASLTKRLEEQSGNDETDMQVMRAHTETLLDTLRDIAQTVLSDGDSSSEADQENTGAPLLALLHGSSPHRSSSPWGSTSPRRYSSLATVPEASLSALRSAVNSRHLQLQEVRGRLSSAQSSVQLLRRQLAEAESAKREAEQRSQTLHGERDGVQREKDTTQRERDRLKQDRDTLASEKVAVEKAAQAALIKAQILQMDCEKLQQAVTSAQRERDHEREEKVDALQERDRAKAETDRVQKQWEQSESRASVQRGELSTVRESHHQAEVERQLLEGEKTQLTEALARAESSNAELSLLVNKLHSEEAALRDSLAKMGSMNEGLAQDKSDLNSIISQLEEEKAYLQAQKHEAEQEKMTIRDELVRLEQDRLELDSARLALHQSLQESELSRVGMEAELQSLRADRVKLQDKVTQLCGEVSSLGAELGMARGEEQRQGVALEEVGRGRAELVRERAGLVVQLTASERENATLTEELAAFRSEREALETSLFEVQQQLVQLEFRREQLEAENQSLRLLRETTTAELRRVRADGENVLAQSEREREALSQALTTTQQESQQALHTAITDHQEEAERLTAEKEALRRSLEFEQEGALRQVRQEAEEQLLRAERDREDLKDEVRSLQHDRDQSLLQAETEKQQMLSQKEAEKAVLSERVSILQAELGTATLELDRLAREAAHYKEQERATVGALTSELLELRSQLEEAGSVHERELHRLQENSSDLQTHTDAALKELEECRASLSASEESRDQVRRDMLEMDRRLNQTRDTGEGYRRDGVELRRTLTDVTKERDTLSLSNTQLRETLRSAETERISVKRQCEEKEQRLAVLEESLSSAQREVMELRSCLREVERSRLEARRELQELRRQVKVLDGEKEQKGREVAELQTRLSLEEQREEERGREIFSLKQKLAEADTARTSIKKELSILQRRLTESESGWRGCERELTAQLQDARGCEKKLQDEARNLSLRAQTSQDSLTQSSLQLSEAQGRLAATEVELARAEAGRRELEFRLGSLQSALTRTLGIGAGGRRSASGGRGRSPRGSPPAASYSSITRPRSLSPLRCSLSPPKDFGGSTPDNTLGCSRPISPEQGDTPLPMPLPELDPETLRCGLRDFLQELREAQRDRDEARCQLGALQRELEEVTGERDSAQNRLSQLHNTLQECQEGKRGVDGRLSSTQAMLQQQEETARRGERERRTLTDRVKELERALQTAETEKKHTQDQLSKQRAGEVRLEAERRRLREALEVAEARGTRVELGRRSLEGELQRLKLSLGDREAENQATQERHDALVKQVAEGESCVASLQREVDRLSQALSKAQEGEVCLREKNQSLSQSLQEATVAHSATQGRLVALQKTLGLAEQDRRHLQERVDGARASLTDGKRGMTALTERVQSLQTELTQSDLRRGELEAELAHTQEALRQRSASLTEAQRSAQSAQTERVSAEERLRGLQRAVAVLETEKKDAERQAVRLEKDKNALRNTLDKVERQKLKTEEGSMRLSAEKGRLDRSLTTAEQELQDAQRQIALLQELVDVRKKITFSMAQLAEMEQSHNVSESSVRQRDEVMREAERLRVAQREAERTLAARERAHRHRVKGLEEQVSTLKEQLQQEMRRRQPSLPTSLMSGGN; translated from the exons ATGTCCTCCGTGATGTCTGTCCAAGAGGAGAACCGGGTGCTGCAGGTAGAGCTGGGAAGGCTGGAGGATCTGCTGGCCCATAGCAGGGCAGACCGAGATGAGCTGGCTATCAAATACAGCGCCATCAGCGAGAGG CTAGAACAGGCTCTCCGCCTGGAGACGGGTGACGGGGAGCGGGATTCACCCGAGTCTCGCAGCCAGGCTCAGCAGAACATGGACCTGCGCCGGCGTCTGGACGAGGAACAGGCAGCCTACAAGCGTAAACTCACAGCCTACCAGGAGGGCCAGCAAAGACAGGCTCAGCTGGTGCAGAAACTGCAGGCCAAG GTCCTGCAGTACAAGAAGAGGTGTGGAGATCTAGAGCAGACTCTAGTGGAGAAGTCCTCGGAGCTGGAGCAGCACAGACTGAGT GGTCGTTGTGATATGTCCAGCAACAGCCACCATCGAGACGAGGAGGATCCATGCGGCGACCTGGAAAATGCTCTCATCCGGTTGGAGGAGGAGCAGCAAAG GAGCAGCAGTCTGTCTGCAGTGAACGCCATGCTGAGAGAGCAGTTGGAGCAGGCAGGACTGGCCAATGAGGCACTCAGCCAGGACATACGCAGACTCACTGCTGATTGGTCCAAATCCAGGGAGGAGCTGGAGCAGAGGGAGTCTgattggaggagggaggaggaa TCTTTCCACAGTTATTTCAGCAGTGAGCACAGTCGTCTGCTATCCGTGTGGCGACAGGTGGTGGGCTTCCGTAGACAGGTCTGTGAGCTGAAGAGCGCCACAGAGAG GGACCTGTCAGACATGCGTAACGAGCTGGCCCGGGCCTCCCACTCTGTCCAGTCATCCTGCTCCGGCCTGTCCTCCACGCTGCGCAGCCGGGAGGGAGGGGCGGCTCTGGCCCTGGAGCGGGAAGTGGCGCTGCGGGGGCAGCTGGAGCTGCAGCTTAGAGAACGGGTGGCTGAAATGATGAGCCTGCAGACCAGGACTGACGCTGAAAGGGCTGAGCTCAAcgccag GCTGTCAGATGCAGTGCGAGAGGTGGAGAGGCTGAAGAGCCAGAgtgaggagaaagacagggacgTGGCCTCACTGACCAAGAGACTGGAG GAGCAGAGTGGCAACGATGAGACAGACATGCAGGTGATGAGGGCTCATACTGAAACACTACTGGACACACTGAGAGACATTGCCCAG ACTGTCCTATCCGATGGGGACTCGTCATCAGAAgcagaccaggagaacactggGGCTCCTCTATTGGCTCTTCTCCATGGCTCCTCCCCTCACCGCTCCTCATCACCATGGGGATCCACCTCTCCCAGGCGTTACTCCTCGTTGGCCACCGTCCCAGAGGCCAGCCTGTCAGCTCTGCGGTCTGCTGTCAACAGCAGACATCTCCAGCTGCAG GAGGTCCGAGGGCGTCTCTCCTCTGCCCAGTCATCAGTACAATTGCTGCGCAGGCAGCTAGCAGAGGCGGAATCAGCCAAGCGGGAGGCGGAACAGCGCAGTCAGACCCtgcatggagagagggatggagttcagagagagaaggacaccacacagagagagagagaccgtctgaAACAAGACAGGGACACACTGGCTAG TGAGAAGGTGGCTGTGGAGAAGGCAGCCCAGGCAGCTCTGATCAAGGCCCAGATTCTGCAGATGGACTGTGAGAAGCTGCAGCAGGCCGTGACGTCGGCCCAGAGAGAAAGGGAtcacgagagagaggagaaggtggacgCGCTGCAGGAGAGAGACCGGGCCAAGGCAGAGACCGACAGAGT TCAGAAGCAGTGGGAGCAGAGTGAGAGCCGGGCGTCTGTCCAGAGAGGGGAGCTGTctacagtgagagagagtcaCCACCAGGCAGAGGTGGAGAGGCAGCTGCTGGAAGGAGAGAAGACCCAGCTCACTGAGGCGTTGGCCCGG GCTGAGAGCAGTAATGCAGAGCTCTCTCTGCTGGTCAACAAGCTTCACTCTGAGGAGGCTGCCCTCCGAGACTCTCTGGCCAAGATGGGCAGCATGAATGAGGGCCTGGCCCAGGACAAgtctgacctcaactccatcatcAGCCAG CTTGAAGAGGAGAAGGCCTACCTGCAGGCCCAGAAACATGAAGCGGAGCAGGAGAAGATGACCATCAGAGATGAGCTCGTCCGATTGGAACAGGACAGGCTAGAGTTGGACTCCGCCCGCCTCGCCCTCCACCAGTCCTTGCAGGAGTCTGAGCTGAGCAGGGTGGGGATGGAGGCGGAGCTTCAGAGCCTCAGGGCCGATAGAGTGAAGCTGCAGGACAAAGTCACTCAG CTGTGTGGCGAGGTGAGCTCTCTGGGGGCGGAATTGGGCATGGCCCGCGGTGAGGAACAGAGGCAGGGCGTGGCTCTGGAGGAAGTAGGGCGGGGCCGGGCGGAGCTGGTCAGGGAGAGGGCGGGGCTGGTGGTCCAGCTGACTGCATCGGAGAGAGAGAAcgccacactaacagaggagttGGCCGCATTCAG GTCAGAGCGGGAGGCCTTGGAGACCAGCCTGTTTGAGGTGCAGCAGCAGCTGGTTCAGCTAGAGTTTCGCAGAGAGCAGCTAGAAGCAGAGAACCAGAGCCTGCGGCTACTCAGGGAGACCACCAccg CGGAGCTGAGGCGTGTGCGCGCGGATGGGGAGAATGTGCTGGcgcagagtgagagggagagagaagcttTGAGCCAGGCCCTGACTACCACCCAGCAGGAGTCCCAGCAGGCCCTCCACACCGCCATCACTGACCaccaggaggaggcagagagactgACCGCTGAAAAG GAGGCCCTGCGTCGCAGTTTGGAGTTTGAACAGGAGGGGGCACTGCGACAGGTCAGACAGGAAGCAGAAGAGCAGCTCCTCAGAGCCGAGAGAGACCGGGAGGACCTGAAAGATGAAGTGAGGAGTCTGCAGCATGACAGAGATCAGAGTCTGctacaggcagagacagagaaacaacaG atgttGTCCCAGAAGGAGGCAGAGAAGGCGGTGCTGTCTGAGAGAGTGTCCATCCTGCAGGCAGAGCTGGGTACTGCAACCCTGGAGCTGGACAGACTGGCCAGAGAGGCAGCACATTacaaagaacaggagagg GCCACAGTGGGAGCTCTGACCAGTGAGTTACTGGAGCTTCGCTCTCAGCTGGAGGAGGCTGGCAGTGTTCATGAGCGGGAGCTGCACCGGTTGCAGGAGAACAGCTCTGACCTGCAGACACACACTGATGCTGCCCTCAAAGAG CTGGAGGAGTGCAGAGCTTCTCTCTCAGCCAGTGAGGAGAGCCGAGACCAGGTGAGGCGGGACATGCTGGAGATGGACAGGCGCCTCAACCAAACCCGTGACACCGGGGAAGGGTACAGAAGGGATGGGGTAGAGCTACGGCGCACCCTCACTGATGTCACCAAGGAGAGAGACACTCTCAGCCTATCAAATACCCAGCTGAGGGAGACTCTGAGAAGTGCAGAGACTGAGAGAATCAG tgtgaagCGTCAGTGTGAGGAGAAGGAGCAGCGGCTGGCTGTTCTGGAGGAGAGCCTGTCATCTGCACAGAGAGAGGTGATGGAGCTCCGCAGCTGtctgagagaggtggagaggtcaCGGCTGGAGGCCCGGAGAGAGCTGCAGGAGCTACGCAGACAG GTGAAGGTACTGGATGGAGAGAAGGaacagaaagggagggaggtgGCTGAGTTGCAGACGCGTCTCTccctggaggagcagagagaggaggagagagggcgggagaTCTTCTCTCTCAAACAGAAGCTGGCCGAGGCTGACACAGCCAGGACTTCCATCAAgaaagag ctgTCCATCCTCCAGAGGCGTCTGACAGAGTCAGAGTCAGGCTGGCGGGGATGTGAGAGGGAGCTGACGGCCCAGCTTCAGGATGCCCGGGGCTGTGAGAAGAAGCTCCAGGATGAGGCCAGGAACCTGTCCCTGCGGGCCCAGACATCCCAGGACTCCCTCACTCAATCCAGCCTGCAGCTCAGCGAGGCCCAGGGCCGCCTGGCTGCCACCGAGGTAGAGCTGGCCCGGGCCGAGGCCGGACGCAGGGAGCTAGAGTTCCGCCTGGGCAGCTTGCAGTCGGCACTGACCCGTACGCTGGGTATTGGGGCAGGGGGCCGGAGAAGTGCCAGTGGGGGCAGGGGCAGGAGCCCCAGAGGGAGCCCCCCAGCAGCATCCTACAGCAGCATTACACGTCCCCGCAGCCTCTCGCCTCTACGCTGCTCACTTTCACCCCCAAAAG ATTTTGGAGGCTCGACCCCTGACAACACATTGGGCTGCTCAAGGCCTATCTCCCCAGAGCAGGGTGACACCCCCCTCCCCATGCCCCTGCCTGAGCTGGACCCTGAGACACTGCGCTGCGGCCTCAGAGACTTCCTCCAGGAGCTCCGAGAAGCTCAGAGAGACCGG GATGAGGCTCGCTGCCAGTTGGGGGCGCTACAGAGAGAGTTGGAGGAGgtgacaggggagagagactcCGCCCAGAACCGCCTCTCTCAGCTACACAACACACTGCAGGAGTGCCAGGAGG GTAAGCGTGGTGTTGACGGGCGTCTGAGCTCCACCCAGGCCATGCTCCAGCAGCAGGAGGAGACGgcaaggaggggagagagggagaggagaacccTCACTGACAGAGTCAAGGAGCTGGAGAGAGCCCTGCAGACTGCCGAGACagagaaaaaacacacacag gaCCAGTTGAGTAAGCAGCGTGCGGGCGAGGTGCGTCTGGAGGCTGAGCGGAGGCGTCTGCGGGAGGCCCTGGAGGTTGCCGAGGCCCGGGGGACCAGGGTGGAGCTGGGGAGACGCAGCCTGGAAGGGGAGCTGCAGAGACTCAAACTGAGCCTGGGGGACAGGGAGGCCGAGAACCAGGCCACCCAGGAGCGCCATGATGCACTAGTCAAACAG GTGGCGGAGGGGGAGAGCTGTGTGGCGTCGCTCCAGAGAGAGGTGGACAGGCTGAGCCAGGCTTTGTCTAAAGCCCaggagggagaggtctgtctcAGAGAGAAGAACCAGAGCCTTTCCCAGAGCCTCCAGGAGGCCACCGTTGCCCACAGCGCCACCCAGGGGCGCCTTGTCGCACTGCAGAAGACCCTGGGGCTGGCCGAGCAGGACCGCAGGCATCTACAG GAGCGAGTGGATGGAGCGCGGGCGTCCCTGACGGATGGGAAGAGAGGCATGACGGCCCTCACTGAGCGCGTCCAGAGCCTACAGACTGAGCTGACTCAGAGTGACCTGAGACGAGGAGAGCTGGAGGCAGAGCTGGCTCACAcacaggag GCCCTGCGTCAGCGGTCTGCCAGTCTGACAGAAGCCCAGCGCAGTGCCCAGTCTGCCCAGACAGAGAGGGTGTCTGCAGAGGAAAGGCTGCGCGGGCTGCAGAGGGCCGTGGCCGTGctggagacagagaagaaggatGCAGAGAGACAGGCCGTCCGCCTGGAGAAGGACAAAAACGCACTGAGAAATACACTGGACAAG GTGGAGCGTCAGAAGCTAAAGACGGAGGAGGGCAGCATGCGTCTGTCTGCAGAGAAAGGCCGTCTGGATCGCTCCCTCACCACCGCAGAGCAGGAACTACAGGAcgcacagagacagatagcactgttacag